One Moorena sp. SIOASIH DNA segment encodes these proteins:
- a CDS encoding fatty acyl-AMP ligase, whose protein sequence is MKTDTKFSSLIDLLRYRGTNEGNQKAYTFLLNGRIEADSLTYGELEKKARAIAAQLQIMGITKGERALLLYSQGLDFICAFFGCLYAGVIAIPAPPPDAIRLKRTLPRLQSCLKDAEVSLVLTTSQIYSQFPGEWQKNFDYNNILLLFTEEISEQLANQWQELKINLDAIAYLQYTSGSISTPKGVILTHNNVIHHSAYIKQAWNYTSDSIAATWMPYFHDYGLIDGLIQPIYSGITCYVMSPLTFVRRPTCWLEVISKYKVTHSQSPNFGYDYCVRQVTSEQLTNLDLRSWRTASNGAEPIRKDTIEKFIKTFEPCGFRPTAFFPAYGLAEATLLVATKPHNDVPEIASIAASALEKNQIVECDRNQKVSRYVVSCGFPICGIKVLIINPNTLTRCAPDEVGEIWISDLSVAQGYWNKPEETKHTFEVYLADTGEGPFLRTGDLGFIKDGQLFVTGRLKDIIIIRGRNHYPQDIEFTVEQSHPALRKNSEAAFGIEVDGEEKLVVVQEVQQSWLRKLDFDEVNGDINQALREEHGLRVYAIALIKPGSIPKTSSGKIMRQACRIKFLEGTLEVINSGGSNPEHLRELTVMSVMKATPKNRAHLV, encoded by the coding sequence ATGAAAACTGACACGAAATTTAGCTCTTTGATAGACCTGCTACGTTATAGAGGAACGAATGAAGGCAACCAAAAAGCCTATACGTTTCTTCTTAATGGACGAATAGAGGCAGATAGTTTGACTTATGGAGAATTGGAAAAGAAGGCGCGAGCGATCGCAGCTCAACTTCAGATAATGGGGATAACCAAGGGGGAGCGAGCATTACTACTCTATTCTCAGGGTCTGGATTTCATTTGTGCTTTCTTTGGATGTCTATATGCAGGAGTCATTGCTATTCCGGCTCCTCCACCTGATGCAATTCGATTGAAGCGAACTCTGCCTCGACTTCAATCTTGTCTTAAGGATGCCGAAGTTTCTCTAGTGCTGACTACATCTCAAATTTATTCTCAGTTCCCAGGTGAATGGCAAAAAAACTTTGACTATAATAATATCTTATTGCTGTTTACTGAGGAGATATCAGAGCAACTAGCAAACCAATGGCAAGAATTAAAAATTAATCTAGATGCCATAGCTTATTTACAATATACTTCTGGGTCTATATCTACGCCGAAAGGAGTTATATTGACCCATAACAATGTAATCCACCATTCTGCCTATATCAAGCAAGCATGGAACTACACTTCAGATAGTATTGCAGCTACTTGGATGCCTTACTTCCATGATTATGGTTTGATTGATGGACTGATACAGCCTATTTATTCTGGTATTACTTGTTACGTAATGTCACCATTGACATTTGTGAGAAGACCGACCTGCTGGCTAGAGGTTATTTCTAAGTATAAGGTAACCCATAGCCAAAGTCCAAACTTTGGCTATGACTACTGTGTTCGTCAAGTTACATCAGAACAATTAACTAATTTAGATCTTAGGAGTTGGAGAACAGCTAGTAATGGAGCAGAGCCAATTCGTAAAGACACTATAGAAAAATTTATTAAAACCTTTGAACCTTGTGGGTTCCGTCCCACAGCTTTTTTTCCAGCTTATGGTCTTGCAGAAGCAACTTTGTTAGTTGCTACCAAGCCTCACAATGATGTGCCTGAAATTGCTTCAATTGCTGCATCAGCACTAGAGAAAAATCAGATTGTTGAGTGCGATAGAAATCAAAAGGTAAGTCGATATGTGGTTAGTTGTGGTTTCCCAATTTGTGGAATAAAAGTACTTATAATCAATCCCAATACTTTAACTAGGTGCGCACCAGATGAAGTTGGCGAAATTTGGATATCAGATTTGAGTGTTGCTCAAGGTTATTGGAATAAACCAGAAGAAACAAAGCATACATTTGAGGTATATCTAGCAGATACTGGTGAAGGTCCATTTCTACGTACTGGTGACTTGGGGTTCATCAAGGATGGTCAGCTATTTGTCACCGGGCGCTTGAAGGATATAATCATCATTCGAGGTCGCAATCATTATCCTCAGGATATTGAATTTACGGTTGAACAGAGCCACCCAGCACTGCGTAAAAATTCTGAGGCAGCATTTGGGATTGAGGTAGATGGCGAAGAGAAATTAGTCGTTGTTCAGGAGGTGCAGCAAAGTTGGCTGCGAAAACTGGATTTCGATGAAGTAAATGGAGATATTAATCAGGCATTGAGAGAGGAACACGGACTAAGGGTTTATGCGATCGCATTGATCAAACCAGGTAGCATTCCTAAAACTTCAAGTGGCAAGATAATGCGTCAAGCTTGTCGGATTAAGTTTCTAGAGGGAACTTTGGAAGTTATAAATTCAGGTGGTAGTAATCCAGAACACTTAAGAGAACTAACTGTTATGAGTGTTATGAAGGCAACTCCAAAAAATCGGGCGCATCTGGTGTAG
- a CDS encoding winged helix-turn-helix domain-containing protein, protein MWTGPKVARWIEKETGVKKVWNQRGWDYLKKLRFSWHSPRPKHRKGNKIDQEEFIKNLPIKVKKLEQAHLNSEIKLWFFDEHRVGLKPILRSDAARSWGFTHSLLHQDKVWSKIGERPIAIVQHRYQWLYVYGFVQPKTGKTLWYLIPRVNTEWLNLVYKSFAKDVGISPKKKCC, encoded by the coding sequence ATGTGGACGGGTCCAAAAGTAGCTCGTTGGATAGAAAAAGAAACTGGAGTGAAAAAAGTGTGGAATCAGAGAGGATGGGATTACTTAAAAAAGCTCAGATTCTCATGGCATAGTCCGAGACCCAAACATAGGAAAGGAAATAAAATAGATCAAGAGGAATTTATTAAAAACCTACCAATCAAAGTAAAAAAACTTGAACAAGCCCATCTAAACTCAGAAATAAAACTTTGGTTTTTTGATGAACATAGAGTCGGTTTAAAACCGATATTGAGAAGCGATGCAGCGCGGTCTTGGGGGTTTACCCACTCGCTATTGCATCAAGACAAGGTATGGTCGAAAATAGGAGAAAGACCAATTGCGATTGTTCAACATCGCTATCAATGGTTGTATGTCTATGGATTTGTCCAACCGAAGACCGGAAAAACTTTATGGTATTTAATACCCAGAGTAAATACTGAATGGTTAAACCTAGTCTATAAAAGCTTTGCTAAAGATGTAGGCATTTCTCCAAAAAAAAAGTGTTGTTAG